A stretch of Coccidioides posadasii str. Silveira chromosome 2, complete sequence DNA encodes these proteins:
- a CDS encoding uncharacterized protein (EggNog:ENOG410PFD5~COG:T~BUSCO:716at33183), translating to MGDKHEGHKRSKSALALSILHRDKSKSDDGNYDKHSNLDPGSPISTSPSPVHESRHSYSASMSYLRPSRRKAEAEATSSQSSNKLPCESPENPTDLRDRLDMNTASTSNVPAGGALSIEQSVRTFRLFEILRDGDTTAISKAIKECRDSETQNTIALGTSILHLAIQCAEPQVVEYVLSNGDVDVNARDRDGNTPLHLAAQLGRLSIVKELLDRPDINDGITNFHGQTPLDLARTPEIFQQLQLSRSLFIEAKTREIQCLVAQGDYEGLENLLVDPRVQGTVDVNSLDLVTDRTTALTGGTLLHEATRKKDSRLIQILLMNGADPFRRDRKGKLPQDVTKDDRTKAIVKRSPAAVIAQQGIQERSILGSSSGHGGDVSIGGKDAREMKGYLKKWTNYTGGYKLRWFVLEDGVMSYYKHQDDAGSACRGAINMRIAKLNMDPQDKTRFEIQGKSSVKYHLKANHVVEAKRWFWALNNAIQWAKDEAKEDDRRRTRDAEVLRQARMDQFGQVQDNQTDTGSFTSGKGNGKTLAPPSLGLTPSGSKLSLQPSRGASESGVGDEEGSVSIALDPTYSQPTIDRIISQATIPAEGDADDDDYADYDSSREVKPSNKDAFNITAQSVKLQLDLLGTVSAALQAEKEKSPNTTISDPSITQALTTYEGAVSNLNSLVLDLLKISRDRDAYWQYRLEREADARKMWEDSMARIAQEHEELQNRMGESEDKRKRTKKALKEALESASTVPSSGPSHVQISDVVEVVKELALDKESIQSKPSGHELVRRRSILDEISALSESEEEEEEFFDAIDAGEVEVVIPPKPEEVPPADSDVRALKQLEIEPSYKGYEDPIRKRLKMDDDNRPKISLWGILKSMIGKDMTKMTLPVSFNEPTSLLQRVAEDMEYTDLLDVAADRANSLERMIYVAAFAASEYASTIGRVAKPFNPLLGETYEYVRPDKGFRFFIEQVSHHPPIGAAYAESAKWDYYGESAVKSKFYGKSFDINPLGTWFLKLRPVTGGEELYTWKKVTSSVIGIITGSPTVDNYGPMTIKNWTTGEVCNLDFKPRGWTASSAYQVTGKVLDRDGVPKWSIGGRWNDKIYARHTPGYHEPVSAPQNDASPNPDSPQAFLVWQANPRPTGIPFNLTPFVVTLNAIPESLRPFLPPTDTRLRPDQRAMEDGEYDFAATEKHRVEEKQRAKRRKREAKGEEFVPKWFSKGRCGVTGEEYWVYGGKYWKCRDTGDWSLCEDIF from the exons ATGGGAGACAAACATGAAGG GCACAAGCGCTCAAAGAGTGCGCTGGCTCTCTCCATTCTCCATCGCGATAAGTCAAAGAGTGACGATGGTAACTATGATAAGCACTCAAATCTAGACCCCGGTTCACCGATATCGACCTCCCCCTCCCCTGTTCACGAGTCCCGCCATTCGTACTCTGCGTCAATGAGTTACCTACGGCCATCAAGGCGAAAAGCAGAGGCGGAGGCCACGAGCAGCCAGAGCAGCAATAAATTGCCGTGCGAGAGCCCCGAGAATCCTACAGATTTAAGAGACAGGTTGGATATGAACACAGCTTCCACATCGAATGTCCCAGCGGGTGGTGCTCTGTCGATAGAGCAATCCGTACGGACCTTTCGGTTGTTTGAGATCCTACGCGATGGAGACACAACAGCCATATCGAAGGCAATCAAGGAGTGTCGAGATTCTGAAACACAAAACACCATAGCACTAGGAACAAGCATCCTTCACCTAGCAATCCAATGTGCAGAGCCTCAAGTCGTTGAATATGTACTTTCGAATGGTGACGTTGATGTGAATGCTAGGGATCGTGATGGAAACACCCCTCTTCACTTGGCAGCGCAGTTGGGACGACTATCAATTGTGAAAGAATTGCTGGATCGTCCAGATATCAATGACGGTATCACAAACTTCCATGGCCAGACTCCTCTTGACCTCGCCCGGACGCCAGAAATTTTCCAGCAGCTCCAGCTTTCCCGATCGCTATTTATAGAAGCGAAGACTCGAGAGATCCAGTGCCTAGTGGCACAGGGTGATTACGAGGGATTGGAAAATTTGCTGGTTGACCCACGAGTTCAAGGAACGGTCGATGTGAATAGCTTGGACCTTGTGACAGATCGCACGACAGCCTTGACCGGTGGAACCTTGCTGCATGAAGCGACAAGGAAGAAGGATTCAAGGCTGATCCAGATCCTGCTGATGAATGGCGCGGATCCTTTTCGCCGTGATAGAAAGGGAAAGCTTCCACAGGATGTCACAAAGGATGATCGGACAAAAGCCATCGTGAAGAGGTCACCAGCTGCCGTTATTGCTCAGCAGGGAATCCAGGAAAGGTCCATTCTGGGAAGTAGTTCTGGGCATGGTGGTGATGTGAGCATTGGAGGGAAAGACGCCCGTGAAATGAAAGGGTACCTCAAAAAGTGGACAAATTATACCGGAGGTTACAAATTAAGATGGTTTGTGTTGGAGGATGGGGTTATGAGCTACTACAAACATCAGG ATGACGCTGGCTCTGCATGTCGTGGCGCGATCAATATGCGTATTGCAAAGCTTAATATGGATCCCCAGGACAAGACCAGATTTGAGATTCAAGGAAAGTCCTCTGTCAAGTATCACCTGAAGGCGAATCACGTTGTGGAAGCCAAGAGGTGGTTTTGGGCATTGAATAATGCCATCCAGTGGGCAAAGGATGAAGCGAAGGAAGACGACCGGCGACGGACGAGAGATGCTGAGGTTCTACGACAGGCAAGGATGGACCAATTTGGACAGGTACAGGATAATCAAACCGACACGGGAAGTTTCACCAGTGGCAAGGGCAACGGGAAAACACTCGCCCCTCCGTCCTTGGGCCTCACACCTAGCGGATCGAAACTAAGTCTCCAGCCTTCCAGAGGCGCCTCAGAAAGCGGCGTCGGGGATGAAGAAGGTTCGGTCTCCATTGCCCTTGATCCTACGTACTCGCAGCCTACTATCGACCGTATTATCAGTCAAGCCACTATACCCGCTGAAGGCGATGCGGATGATGACGACTACGCTGATTACGATAGCAGTCGGGAAGTCAAACCATCGAACAAGGACGCGTTCAACATTACAGCACAGTCTGTGAAACTGCAACTAGATCTCTTGGGGACTGTCTCAGCTGCATTACAGGccgaaaaggagaaaagtcCTAATACGACAATTTCAGATCCGTCTATAACCCAAGCCTTAACTACGTATGAAGGAGCAGTTAGCAATTTGAACTCCCTTGTACTTGATCTACTTAAGATCTCACGAGATCGCGATGCTTACTGGCAATATCGCCTGGAGAGAGAAGCCGATGCGCGGAAAATGTGGGAAGATAGCATGGCTCGTATAGCGCAAGAGCACGAGGAGCTTCAGAATAGAATGGGAGAGTCAGAAGACAAACGCAAACGAACAAAGAAGGCTTTAAAAGAGGCCTTAGAAAGCGCATCTACAGTCCCCAGCTCAGGTCCTTCACACGTCCAGATATCAGACGTGGTCGAGGTTGTTAAGGAACTGGCTTTGGACAAAGAATCAATTCAGTCTAAGCCAAGTGGTCATGAACTGGTGCGTAGGAGGTCGATCTTGGATGAAATAAGTGCTCTGTCAGAGagtgaggaggaagaggaagagttCTTCGACGCAATTGATGCTGGCGAGGTTGAAGTTGTTATTCCTCCAAAGCCGGAAGAGGTACCGCCTGCCGATTCTGATGTTCGAGCCCTAAAACAGTTAGAGATTGAGCCGTCATACAAGGGATATGAAGACCCAATACGCAAACGTCTAAAAATGGACGATGACAATCGACCAAAAATTTCGCTCTGG GGCATTCTTAAATCGATGATTGGAAAGGACATGACCAAAATGACGCTCCCTGTTTCATTCAATGAGCCCACCTCGTTACTTCAGCGTGTGGCAGAAGACATGGAATACACCGATCTCCTCGATGTCGCCGCCGATCGGGCCAATTCTTTAGAGCGTATGATTTACGTTGCCGCATTTGCGGCCAGTGAGTATGCTTCGACAATTGGACGTGTTGCTAAGCCATTCAACCCACTTCTTGGGGAAACCTATGAGTACGTACGGCCAGACAAAGGTTTCCGCTTTTTCATCGAACAAGTCAGCCATCATCCACCGATTGGTGCCGCCTACGCAGAGTCGGCCAAATGGGATTATTAC GGCGAGTCAGCTGTAAAGTCAAAGTTTTACGGTAAATCTTTTGATATCAATCCGTTGGGTACTTGGTTTTTGAAACTGCGCCCGGTTACTGGTGGCGAAGAGCTTTACACTTGGAAAAAAGTCACTTCCTCGGTAATTGGCATTATTACTGGGAGCCCGACCGTGGACAACTATGGTCCGATGACGATCAAGAACTGGACAACCGGCGAGGTTTGCAACCTGGACTTCAAGCCACGTGGCTGGACGGCATCATCCGCCTACCAGGTTACCGGCAAAGTTTTAGATCGGGATGGTGTTCCAAAATGGAGTATTGGCGGGCGTTGGAACGACAAAATTTATGCACGACACACACCAGGATATCACGAACCAGTGTCAGCACCGCAAAACGACGCATCGCCCAATCCGGATTCACCGCAAGCCTTCTTAGTTTGGCAAGCGAATCCACGGCCGACTGGGATTCCGTTTAACCTCACACCTTTCGTTGTCACTCTTAACGCGATACCAGAGAGCTTAAGACCATTTTTACCTCCTACAGATACCCGTCTACGACCAGATCAACGTGCAATGGAAGACGGCGAATATGACTTTGCAGCCACAGAAAAACACCGTGTcgaagagaaacaaagagCTAAGCGCAGAAAACGTGAGGCCAAGGGCGAGGAATTCGTCCCCAAATGGTTCAGCAAGGGCAGATGTGGCGTCACTGGGGAAGAATACTGGGTTTATGGCGGAAAATACTGGAAATGTAGAGATACGGGTGATTGGAGCTTGTGTGAAGATATTTTTTAA
- a CDS encoding uncharacterized protein (SECRETED:SignalP(1-23)~EggNog:ENOG410PQN4~COG:S~TransMembrane:2 (n7-15c20/21o156-177i278-297o)) — translation MKIKSSFTLGLLLFLSSSLSVTSRRVLRTDLSRTEAEASGHYAPVIDAPKLPVLEKRRGGGGGGGGRGGGGGGRGGGGGRSGGGSGGRSGGGGRGGSPGGRGGASSPGSRPSSNAGGTSPGGSGSPRSYGGGNNYAGGAEVPYTAGRRSPTGLLPFFLPVALLAFFPGLWLFGAYAYQSNHDFNWRNRTSGMDENIPIICLCQQYSVCGCDDNNNSTYIQSILNDTDQNGLPRNSSIVKTVEVNGTTRIYINGTLPNGTTAPSGESTNMAPGLMLPHLLKLSGYWSMVAIVLATVTLL, via the exons ATGAAAATAAAATCGAGCTTTACGCTTGGCTTGCTCCTATTCCTCTCTTCCTCGCTCTCCGTCACATCACGGAGAGTCCTCCGGACGGACCTCAGTCGAACAGAAGCTGAGGCAAGCGGCCACTATGCGCCCGTGATCGACGCTCCTAAATTGCCTGTGTTGGAGAAGCGAAGGGGTGGcggaggtggaggaggaggacgaggtggaggaggaggaggacgaggtGGAGGCGGAGGCCGCAGCGGTGGAGGATCTGGAGGTCGTTCGGGGGGTGGTGGGCGTGGCGGAAGCCCCGGCGGCAGAGGTGGTGCTAGCAGCCCGGGTAGTAGACCGTCAAG CAATGCCGGTGGCACGTCGCCCGGAGGATCCGGCAGCCCTCGTAGTTACGGCGGCGGCAACAATTACGCGGGAGGTGCGGAAGTTCCCTACACAGCTGGCAGGCGATCTCCAACCGGTTTATTGCCATTTTTCCTCCCAGTGGCGCTGCTCGCCTTTTTCCCGGGGCTTTGGCTATTCGGAGCCTACGCCTATCAGTCCAATCATGACTTCAATTGGCGCAATCGCACGAGTGGCATGGACGAGAACATCCCGATCATCTGCCTGTGCCAACAATACTCCGTGTGCGGATGCGATGATAATAACAATAGCACCTATATCCAGTCCATACTCAACGACACAGATCAGAACGGGCTGCCACGCAATTCTTCCATCGTCAAGACTGTGGAGGTCAACGGCACAACAAGAATTTATATTAATGGCACTCTGCCCAACGGGACTACCGCTCCCTCCGGAGAATCGACCAACATGGCCCCCGGGCTTATGTTGCCGCATCTTCTGAAGTTGAGCGGTTATTGGTCCATGGTAGCAATCGTCCTGGCGACTGTGACGCTCCTCTAA
- the MSS51 gene encoding translational activator for mitochondrial COX1 (EggNog:ENOG410PHQR~COG:S), whose translation MTMVVEFTCQRCAQALRLGIRSHVPTARMKSIPNTRSYHSNTIFSGRRKLQPSIKHGYVNVQDQIKGIASASRSQATDAPSSQIQTKRQASRSEFERPILRANNLFHSYTNSPSPEIRRRAAFIKQNAFCPHPNHRQTRIPQSPHDSESRKTSDATSQEPAPAQFECPDCGVPVYCCEEHWMDDFEAHLEVCETIRQINEDDHDLVSGRFFTEFDYPGRQDDDFVVNMTNWDTFLYTREFNAVNDDRCMRQVTRLLTYPVTIASVLHELSPYDIRNNGRLTTEGLKSLAALRYTLHPPKTGEGTDMSGLRLHAPPVRIFVLGARAESSLPRDVWLQLTYLFPRASINLIFIGPESMANRDDEFPLPERTPSNPFGGIVEDRLGPQLKITTYVDYFHTMHRTNMFQPYDPYFDCFMLFHPGLGHPASSHEWEETLPHLLETKVPILCTGYTEWDMQRDLNWVTEKCAGEFDILLEPGENRFRSLRWDLNDLDPHDVSAGNWGVWGFRGKRYEATLKD comes from the exons ATGACAATGGTGGTAGAATTCACCTGTCAAAGGTGTGCTCAGGCGCTCCGCCTTGGAATCAGAAGCCATGTTCCCACAGCTAGGATGAAATCGATCCCTAACACCCGGTCTTATCACTCGAACACCATTTTCTCTGGACGCCGAAAGCTCCAGCCCAGCATCAAGCATGGATATGTCAACGTTCAGGACCAGATAAAAGGAATCGCGTCTGCTTCCAGATCTCAAGCTACCGATGCACCCTCTTCTCAAATCCAGACAAAACGTCAGGCGTCCAGATCTGAGTTCGAGCGGCCCATCCTCCGTGCGAATAACCTCTTCCACTCCTATACAAACTCTCCTTCTCCGGAGATCAGACGTCGCGCGGCATTCATCAAGCAAAATGCATTTTGTCCTCATCCCAACCACCGGCAAACACGCATTCCGCAGTCTCCGCATGACTCCGAGTCTAGGAAAACCTCCGACGCAACCAGTCAAGAGCCAGCCCCTGCACAGTTCGAATGTCCCGACTGTGGGGTCCCGGTATACTGCTGTGAAGAGCACTGGATGGATGATTTCGAAGCACATTTGGAAGTGTGCGAGACAATTCGACAAATCAATGAGGACGACCATGATTTGGTTTCGGGTCGATTTTTTACAGAGTTTGACTATCCCGGCCGACAGGATGACGATTTCGTGGTTAATATGACGAATTGGGATACATTCTTGTATACGAGGGAGTTTAATGCGGTAAATGATGATAGGTGTATGCGGCAGGTTACGAGACTATTGACATATCCGGTGACTATTGCGAGTGTATTGCATGAGCTAAGCCCCTATGATATTCGGAACAATGGGAGACTCACGACAGAGGGATTAAAGAGTCTTGCTG CCCTCCGATATACCCTTCATCCGCCGAAAACAGGTGAAGGAACGGATATGTCGGGCCTACGACTCCATGCTCCGCCAGTTAGAATATTCGTTCTCGGAGCCCGTGCCGAGTCCTCTCTTCCACGAGACGTCTGGTTACAGCTCACATACCTCTTCCCAAGAGCAAGCATCAATCTCATCTTCATCGGCCCGGAAAGCATGGCAAACAGAGATGACGAATTCCCACTCCCGGAACGAACTCCGAGCAATCCCTTCGGCGGCATCGTAGAAGACCGTTTAGGACCGCAACTCAAGATAACAACATATGTGGACTACTTCCATACCATGCATCGCACAAACATGTTCCAGCCCTATGATCCTTACTTTGACTGCTTCATGCTTTTCCATCCTGGTCTGGGTCACCCTGCAAGCTCACACGAGTGGGAAGAAACATTGCCCCATCTCCTTGAAACAAAAGTACCCATTCTCTGCACGGGATACACTGAATGGGATATGCAGAGAGACCTGAATTGGGTGACAGAGAAATGTGCCGGTGAATTCGATATCCTCCTTGAGCCGGGAGAGAATAGGTTCCGGAGCTTGAGGTGGGATCTGAACGATTTAGATCCGCATGATGTCTCTGCCGGAAACTGGGGTGTTTGGGGTTTTAGAGGAAAGAG atACGAGGCTACCCTAAAAGACTAG
- the ATP12 gene encoding ATP synthase complex assembly protein atp12 (EggNog:ENOG410PHTY~COG:C~BUSCO:10427at33183), with amino-acid sequence MKVLQRTSSICARPSYVLTGIRAETTRARAVHSSTFKSAVAHPINVHGPPPKAPVPSPEYNERIERRRKQSELLRQDKDTLAAKGGAASPLRKRFWKDVHVKEAAEGYQVLLDSRPIRTPAKTILNIPRSKPHLAHAIALEWDQLVSAQQALRHHLIPLTSLTARAEDIVQQDSRGESTIRNEIMRTLMRYLDTDTLLSWAPQKGPYDIDSTEGAEEAPRSLRDLQIRTAQPIIGFLTTVVWPGIEIKPVLEEDSILPVSQPQMTKEVIRGWVTGLPAYELAGLERAVLASKSLLIGVRLVVEWSEHFRDLQPGGRRTFGIEKAAEASSLEVKWQTEQWGEVEDTHDVEKEDLSRQLGSAVLLVSGERR; translated from the exons ATGAAAGTTTTGCAGAGAACATCTTCTATATGCGCCCGGCCTTCCTATGTTTTAACGGGAATAAGGGCAGAAACTACACGCGCCCGCGCTGTCCATTCCTCAACTTTTAAGTCTGCCGTAGCGCATCCGATAAATGTTCACGGGCCTCCCCCAAAAGCTCCAGTCCCGTCACCGGAGTATAATGAACGGATTGAACGACGCAGGAAACAATCGGAATTGTTAAGACAAGACAAGGATACATTAGCGGCGAAAGGAGGAGCAGCAAGTCCTCTGCGAAAACGGTTCTGGAAAGATGTCCACGTGAAAGAAGCAGCCG AGGGTTACCAGGTCCTTTTAGATTCTCGACCGATACGTACCCCGGCCAAAACTATCCTGAATATACCACGTTCGAAACCTCATCTTGCACACGCGATAGCGCTCGAATGGGACCAACTCGTGTCGGCTCAACAAGCTCTGAGACATCACTTAATCCCCTTGACTTCTCTCACTGCACGAGCTGAAGACATTGTTCAACAGGACTCACGGGGCGAGAGTACTATCCGAAACGAGATTATGCGAACATTGATGAGATACCTTGACACCGATACCCTTCTGAGCTGGGCACCGCAGAAAGGGCCCTACGACATTGACAGCACAGAGGGAGCTGAAGAAGCTCCTAGATCGCTCCGAGATTTACAGATCCGCACCGCTCAGCCGATCATCGGATTTTTAACAACCGTCGTATGGCCAGGGATTGAAATCAAACCCGTTCTCGAAGAAGATAGCATCCTGCCAGTTTCCCAACCCCAGATGACGAAGGAGGTGATTCGCGGATGGGTCACCGGCCTTCCGGCATATGAATTGGCGGGTTTAGAGAGAGCTGTCCTTGCCAGCAAGAGTTTGCTAATCGGGGTGAGGCTCGTTGTCGAATGGAGCGAGCATTTCCGCGATCTCCAGCCGGGGGGAAGGAGAACCTTTGGCATTGAGAAAGCCGCCGAGGCATCGAGTCTCGAGGTTAAATGGCAGACCGAGCAATGGGGGGAAGTTGAAGATACACACGACGTGGAGAAGGAGGATTTGAGCAGGCAGCTTGGGAGCGCTGTTCTCTTGGTTAGTGGGGAGCGGAGGTGA